A stretch of Eleutherodactylus coqui strain aEleCoq1 chromosome 2, aEleCoq1.hap1, whole genome shotgun sequence DNA encodes these proteins:
- the LOC136611684 gene encoding uncharacterized protein, giving the protein MDRATVRLSRAYRRRLITFVLMMDREQSEKTDRASRRQRRFWVHPLLTERGTKGHFASLYHDLKNHPEKFVSFCRLPLEAFDRLLELVRRDLTYQDTQMRKAITAEERLLITLRFLATGESYASLHLQFRVGKSTITEIVRCTCSAIWQKLQPIVMPSPTEDTWQRVAAGFQDVAKFPNCIGAVDGKHVRVLQPAHSGSKFFNYKNFFSIVLMAVADAHSKFVCIDVGAYGSTGDSRVLRTSQIGMQILRDGVTLPAPQPFPGTTHPVPFVMVSDEAFPLMPNLLRPYPRRGLNARKRIFNYRLSRARRVVECAFGIMVSQWRVLGTTLLVDPNTVDDLVKACCVLHNYLRDYRPEVDVEELDPAFDTVINWGGGRTPATAVQVRELFTDYFLSHEGTVPWQFSCVGGVQP; this is encoded by the exons ATGGACCGAGCAACAGTCCGTCTGAGCCGCGCATACCGACGCAGACTGATTACATTTGTGCTTATGATGGATAGAGAACAATCTGAAAAG actgatcgtgcttcccggcGTCAGAGACGTTTCTGGGTTCATCCCCTACTAACCGAGAGGGGGACGAAGGGCCATTTTGCGAGCCTCTACCACGATcttaaaaa ccatcctGAGAAGTTCGTCTCATTTTGTCGCCTGCCTCTGGAGGCCTTTGAccgccttctggagctggtgcgccgggatCTGACCTACCAGGACACGcagatgaggaaggcgatcactgcagaagaaaggctgctcatcacccttcg cttcttggccacaggagagagctatgcatccctgcatctccaatttcgtgttggtaaatcaaccatcaccgaaattgtgaggtgcacatgcagcgccatctggcagaagttgcagcccatcgtgatgccttcacctaccgaggacacttggcaacgtgttgcagcaggctttcaagatgttgccaaatttcctaactgcataggcgccgtcgacggcaaacatgtgcgtgtgcttcagccagcccactcaggctccaaattcttcaattacaaaaattttttttcaattgtcctgatggccgtggctgatgcacatagcaaatttgtttgcatcgacgtcggcgcctatggcagcactggggattctcgggtgctgcgaacatcacagattgggatgcaaattctccgagatggcgtcacgctcccagccccacaacctttcccgggaaccacacatccagtcccctttgtgatggtatcggatgaggctttcccgttgatgccaaacctgttgcgcccatacccgcggagaggactgaatgcccggaaaaggatttttaattataggctgagccgggcacgtcgtgtggttgagtgtgccttcgggattatggtgagtcagtggagagttctagggactacACTGTTAGTAGACCCTaacacagttgatgaccttgtcaaggcatgttgtgttcttcacaactacctccgggactatcgcccagaggtagatgtcgaagaacttgatcctgcctttgacacggtcatcaactggggggGAGGTAGGACGCCTGCTACTGCAGTGCAGGTACGCgaactcttcactgactatttccttagtcacgaaggcaccgtgccatggcagttctcctgtgtcggtggtgtgcagccctaa
- the LOC136611686 gene encoding uncharacterized protein isoform X1 produces the protein MKCNHSLFTHRTKKIFGCRKGYIGSMAWYQRMGINVARMITLVESRPEIWDPAETGYSDRDLKADAWLSVCTGMYPDWDSGTAALHSEILKDVKNRWRSVRDRYKKHEKDCEKSGMSPSQKKCPYQEQLRFLRTSRVLRASSGNIGAAPPTDTTASPDKDGPGQEPCDDESREGTPALEDSQCSTPDLNPTSVSPEVGEQIVSCGNTTAPASRACVSRVVTSARASRSVAAGPRRKNSKADATQEALSLLRRSETADQWDTMGTAIASRLRELSSERQWTIPPVLYTVLEIFGSPRAIADSTAIIVAMKNAAFPVQHSNRMLPAPQSFPDQPPRVSRTPVYPMHHGSPDTGYGDTASGGSPSQASFLSLMNSPLQQTSQQSTSRLCTPPNASQCIIGENSFTYTTLE, from the exons ATGAAATGCAACCATTCTCTGTTTACTCACAGGACGAAAAAGATTTTCGGTTGTCGCAAAGGATATATCGGGAGTATGGCGTGGTACCAGCGAATGGGTATAAACGTTGCCAGGATGATAACATTG GTTGAAAGTAGGCCTGAGATATGGGACCCAGCCGAGACGGGCTACAGCGACCGAGATTTAAAGGCAGACGCCTGGCTATCGGTATGCACTGGCATGTATCCCGATTGGGACTCCGGAACTGCTGCCCTCCACAGTGAAATAC TTaaagatgtcaagaatcgttggcGGTCGGTTCGGGACCGCTACAAGAAGCATGAAAAAGATTGTGAAAAAAGTGGCATGTCGCCTTCACAAAAGAAATGTCCATACCAGGAGCAACTGCGCTTCCTCCGAACTAGTCGAGTGTTGCGCGC atccagcgggaacatTGGGGCCGCGCCTCCCACGGACACCACCGCTTCACCTGACAAAGATGGGCCGGGACAGGAGCCGTGTGACGATGAGTCCAGAGAAGGTACCCCAGCCTTGGAGGACAGCCAGTGTAGCACGCCCGATTTGAACCCCACTTCTGTTTCTCCAGAAGTGGGGGAACAAATTGTGTCGTGTGGCAATACTACTGCCCCTGCCAGCAGAGCATGTGTTAGCAGGGTGGTGACTTCCGCGCGGGCCAGCCGCAGCGTTGCTGCTGGCCCGCGTCGGAAGAATAGCAAGGCAGATGCCACCCAAGAGGCGCTGTCTTTATTACGCCGTTCTGAGACGGCCGACcagtgggacacaatgggtaCAGCCATTGCGTCCCGCCTTCGTGAACTCAGCTCAGAGCGGCAGTGGACAATTCCGCCAGTTCTGTACACAGTGCTAGAGATTTTCGGATCGCCAAGAGCCATTGCCGATAGCACTGCCATTATTGTGGCAATGAAAAATGCAGCCTTTCCTGTTCAACACTCAAACCGCATGCTGCCtgcaccccaatctttccctgatcaaccgcccagggtttctaggacaccggTATACCCCATGCACCATGGCTCTCCTGACACTGGCTACGGCGACACTGCCTCAGGCGGTTCCCCATCACAAGCGTCATTTCTATCACTCATGAATAGCCCTCTGCAACAGACATCGCAACAGTCCACCTCACGACTGTGCACGCCACCAAATGCATCTCAATGCATTATAGGAGAAAACTCTTTTACTTATACGACATTGGAGTAA
- the LOC136611686 gene encoding uncharacterized protein isoform X2: MAWYQRMGINVARMITLVESRPEIWDPAETGYSDRDLKADAWLSVCTGMYPDWDSGTAALHSEILKDVKNRWRSVRDRYKKHEKDCEKSGMSPSQKKCPYQEQLRFLRTSRVLRASSGNIGAAPPTDTTASPDKDGPGQEPCDDESREGTPALEDSQCSTPDLNPTSVSPEVGEQIVSCGNTTAPASRACVSRVVTSARASRSVAAGPRRKNSKADATQEALSLLRRSETADQWDTMGTAIASRLRELSSERQWTIPPVLYTVLEIFGSPRAIADSTAIIVAMKNAAFPVQHSNRMLPAPQSFPDQPPRVSRTPVYPMHHGSPDTGYGDTASGGSPSQASFLSLMNSPLQQTSQQSTSRLCTPPNASQCIIGENSFTYTTLE; encoded by the exons ATGGCGTGGTACCAGCGAATGGGTATAAACGTTGCCAGGATGATAACATTG GTTGAAAGTAGGCCTGAGATATGGGACCCAGCCGAGACGGGCTACAGCGACCGAGATTTAAAGGCAGACGCCTGGCTATCGGTATGCACTGGCATGTATCCCGATTGGGACTCCGGAACTGCTGCCCTCCACAGTGAAATAC TTaaagatgtcaagaatcgttggcGGTCGGTTCGGGACCGCTACAAGAAGCATGAAAAAGATTGTGAAAAAAGTGGCATGTCGCCTTCACAAAAGAAATGTCCATACCAGGAGCAACTGCGCTTCCTCCGAACTAGTCGAGTGTTGCGCGC atccagcgggaacatTGGGGCCGCGCCTCCCACGGACACCACCGCTTCACCTGACAAAGATGGGCCGGGACAGGAGCCGTGTGACGATGAGTCCAGAGAAGGTACCCCAGCCTTGGAGGACAGCCAGTGTAGCACGCCCGATTTGAACCCCACTTCTGTTTCTCCAGAAGTGGGGGAACAAATTGTGTCGTGTGGCAATACTACTGCCCCTGCCAGCAGAGCATGTGTTAGCAGGGTGGTGACTTCCGCGCGGGCCAGCCGCAGCGTTGCTGCTGGCCCGCGTCGGAAGAATAGCAAGGCAGATGCCACCCAAGAGGCGCTGTCTTTATTACGCCGTTCTGAGACGGCCGACcagtgggacacaatgggtaCAGCCATTGCGTCCCGCCTTCGTGAACTCAGCTCAGAGCGGCAGTGGACAATTCCGCCAGTTCTGTACACAGTGCTAGAGATTTTCGGATCGCCAAGAGCCATTGCCGATAGCACTGCCATTATTGTGGCAATGAAAAATGCAGCCTTTCCTGTTCAACACTCAAACCGCATGCTGCCtgcaccccaatctttccctgatcaaccgcccagggtttctaggacaccggTATACCCCATGCACCATGGCTCTCCTGACACTGGCTACGGCGACACTGCCTCAGGCGGTTCCCCATCACAAGCGTCATTTCTATCACTCATGAATAGCCCTCTGCAACAGACATCGCAACAGTCCACCTCACGACTGTGCACGCCACCAAATGCATCTCAATGCATTATAGGAGAAAACTCTTTTACTTATACGACATTGGAGTAA